From a region of the Solanum stenotomum isolate F172 chromosome 2, ASM1918654v1, whole genome shotgun sequence genome:
- the LOC125855087 gene encoding cytochrome P450 82A3-like, which produces MDYSLVITYATTFVIFLYFIYMLFGIFSNKKGKTPPKVAGSWPVIGHLHLFSGSNLPHKTFGLMADKYGPIFTVKFGAHQVLVVNDRTIAQDCFTTNDKALASRPKALAVELLGYNYAIFGLGPYGPYWREMKKIVVLELLSNHRVQMLRHIREFEVKTSIKTTYERWSKEKMNDSSNFVRIEMKQWFENLAMTIIIRMLFGKEHDFEEGKRARNVMTNFFKLLGAFVVADFIPSLRWLDIGGYEKEMKKNAKEIDYILEKWLVEHKKKTSCGENKCEDDKDFMDILLSLFEDAMDEDLAGFDADTIIKSTCLSMLAGGSDTIIVALTWTLSLLLNNPHVMQKAQEELDIQVGKNKLVDESHINSLVYLQAIAIESLRLYPPGPLSAPRESIEDCIVGGYNIPKGTRVLFNLWKIQRDPTVWPEPGLFKPERFLTTHKHIDVKGNHFELIPFGAGRRICPGISSTLVLLHLTLANVLHAFEITRPSDEPIDMTASFGTKTTPLEVLIAPRLSPDLYY; this is translated from the exons ATGGATTACTCTCTTGTCATTACTTATGCTACTACATTTGTCATTTTTCTCTATTTCATTTACATGCTTTTTGGGATTTTTAGTAACAAAAAAGGTAAAACACCCCCTAAAGTTGCTGGATCCTGGCCTGTAATTGGCCATCTCCATCTTTTCAGTGGATCTAATCTGCCTCACAAAACATTTGGGCTTATGGCAGACAAATATGGCCCAATTTTCACAGTAAAATTTGGAGCCCATCAAGTTTTGGTGGTGAACGATAGGACGATAGCCCAAGATTGCTTTACTACCAATGATAAGGCCTTGGCAAGCCGGCCTAAAGCGTTGGCAGTAGAGCTCTTGGGCTATAACTACGCCATTTTTGGGCTTGGCCCATACGGCCCATATTGGcgagaaatgaaaaaaatagtcGTACTCGAATTACTCTCCAATCATCGTGTACAAATGTTAAGACATATTCGAGAATTTGAAGTGAAAACATCTATCAAAACAACGTATGAAAGGTGGTCGAAGGAAAAAATGAATGATTCTTCAAATTTCGTCAGAATAGAAATGAAACAATGGTTTGAGAACTTGGCCATGACGATTATTATAAGAATGCTTTTCGGAAAAGAACACGAttttgaagaaggaaaaagggcTAGAAATGTAATGacaaatttttttaagttaCTTGGTGCATTTGTTGTAGCTGATTTTATACCATCACTAAGATGGTTAGATATAGGAGGATATGAGAAGGAAATGAAGAAGAATGCTAAGGAAATAGATTATATTCTTGAAAAATGGCTAGTAGAACACAAGAAAAAGACAAGTTGTGGAGAAAATAAATGTGAGGATGATAAAGATTTTATGGATATACTGTTGTCCCTTTTCGAAGATGCTATGGATGAAGATCTTGCTGGTTTTGATGCTGATACTATTATCAAATCTACATGTTTG TCTATGTTAGCAGGGGGATCCGACACCATAATTGTAGCATTAACATGGACTCTCTCTTTGTTACTCAACAACCCTCATGTAATGCAAAAGGCCCAAGAAGAACTAGACATTCAAgttggaaaaaataaacttgttgATGAGTCACATATAAATAGTTTGGTCTATCTTCAAGCTATTGCTATAGAATCGTTACGTTTATATCCACCTGGACCACTCTCAGCACCCCGTGAATCCATAGAAGATTGCATTGTTGGTGGCTATAATATCCCTAAAGGTACTCGAGTACTATTCAACTTGTGGAAGATTCAACGGGATCCGACCGTTTGGCCAGAACCCGGTTTATTCAAGCCAGAGAGGTTCTTGACGACTCATAAACATATAGATGTTAAGGGAAATCATTTTGAGTTGATTCCATTTGGCGCTGGAAGAAGAATTTGCCCCGGGATTTCGTCAACACTTGTGTTATTGCACTTGACTTTGGCTAACGTGCTCCATGCATTTGAAATTACAAGGCCATCTGATGAACCAATTGACATGACTGCAAGTTTTGGGACGAAAACTACACCACTCGAGGTTCTCATTGCTCCAAGATTGTCCCCAGATTTGTACTATTAA